A region from the Vicia villosa cultivar HV-30 ecotype Madison, WI linkage group LG3, Vvil1.0, whole genome shotgun sequence genome encodes:
- the LOC131658483 gene encoding uncharacterized protein LOC131658483 gives MSFFNVIFHHGGEFVRDGHLFYRGGVETIISDQDYDKWSFCEAVSLVKDWGYNEVNFRLWRKIDRVDEYFKLMLEDSHAMEIEVGDEESCYNSDEEVNGIIFEDSEEERTKALDEGFVEVEKALEGSSRTIINRKKFGTKSSALAPTKVVGGYKRKADFEKVNDDDYVSDELGSSDPDDSDKETGPKYEKFRKEQLTKDYEFKLGMEFNALVEFKNAIREWSVLNGREIKFVKNDKVRVRVECRSKCGFLAHVSKVGDRHTYQLKTWVGTHTCARVLNNKSANSQWVAKAVVEKLHSVEKVRVSEIMSTDMRRNHSVGITKGKAWKAKEIAEQIIEGDAARQYAMLWSYAAELRRVSVGNTCKINVERPSPTLQPRFGKFYFCFDGCKKGFSMACRPFIGVDGCHLKTKYGGQLLVAVGRDPNDQYFPLAFGGLIPVVEEMFDRIEHRVCLRHLYANFKKKFGGGTLIRDLMMGAAKATYYKAWEKKMSELKQLDQKAWEWLMGVPTRGWCKHAFSFYPKCDVLMNNISESFNSTILVARDKPILTMCEWIRNYLMNRMAISVSKLDKWQHNVMPIPRKRLDHEVLLSGQWVPTWSGEQCWQINHAYNGHQFIVDLAKKTCTCCFWDLVGIPCRHVVAAMSYEKKSPESYVDNYYKREAYKLCYSFSVSPINGMDMWPNVEADEMLPPSYKKGPGRPKKLRFREHDEGGARMRRPGVAYRCTNCDKFGHNSRKCKSAKNNQDALIRKRKLTNKQQKSDMEGETVAETEPVVAHVTAVIEEEVVTDI, from the exons atgagCTTCTTCAATGTGATATTTCACCATGGCGGGGAGTTTGTAAGAGACGGCCATTTGTTTTACAGAGGAGGAGTTGAAACAATTATATCTGATCAAGACTATGATAAATGGAGTTTTTGTGAAGCTGTTAGTTTGGTGAAGGATTGGGGCTATAATGAAGTAAATTTTAGGTTATGGAGAAAAATTGACAGAGTTGATGAATATTTTAAGCTAATGTTGGAGGATTCACATGCCATGGAAATTG AAGTTGGTGATGAAGAAAGTTGTTACAATAGTGATGAAGAGGTTAATGGAATTATTTTTGAAGATAGTGAAGAAGAGAGAACAAAGGCACTTGATGAGGGGTTTGTGGAAGTGGAAAAAGCTTTGGAAGGTTCTTCAAGAACCATAATTAATCGGAAAAAATTTGGAACTAAATCAAGTGCGTTAGCTCCTACAAAAGTTGTTGGTGGTTATAAAAGAAAAGCTGATTTTGAAAAAGTTAATGATGACGATTATGTTAGTGATGAGTTGGGAAGTTCAGACCCAGATGACTCTGATAAGGAGACAGGGCCTAAATATGAGAAGTTTAGGAAAGAGCAGTTGACTAAAGATTATGAATTTAAATTAGGCATGGAATTTAATGCATTAGTTGAATTTAAAAATGCAATTAGAGAGTGGTCAGTTTTGAATGGTAGAGAAATCAAGTTTGTGAAAAATGATAAAGTTAGGGTTAGGGTGGAGTGTAGGAGCAAATGTGGTTTTTTAGCCCATGTGAGTAAAGTTGGTGACAGGCACACTTATCAATTGAAGACTTGGGTGGGTACGCATACATGTGCTAGGGTGTTAAATAACAAATCTGCAAATTCGCAGTGGGTGGCTAAGGCTGTGGTTGAGAAACTTCATTCAGTTGAAAAGGTGAGAGTGTCTGAAATCATGAGTACTGACATGAGAAGGAACCACTCTGTTGGCATTACTAAAGGAAAAGCTTGGAAGGCAAAAGAAATTGCAGAGCAGATAATTGAAGGAGATGCAGCTAGACAATATGCTATGTTATGGAGCTATGCTGCTGAGCTCAGGAGAGTTAGTGTTGGGAATACCTGTAAGATAAATGTGGAGAGACCAAGCCCTACCCTCCAACCTCGGTTTGGAAAATTTTACTTTTGTTTTGATGGATGTAAAAAAGGGTTCTCAATGGCATGTAGGCCTTTTATAGGGGTGGATGGTTGTCACCTTAAGACAAAGTATGGGGGACAACTTTTAGTTGCAGTAGGAAGGGACCCTAATGATCAATACTTTCCATTAGCTTTTGGA GGACTAATTCCCGTGGTTGAGGAGATGTTTGACAGAATTGAGCATAGGGTATGTCTTAGACACCTATATGCAAACTTTAAGAAGAAGTTTGGTGGAGGAACCTTAATTAGAGACCTTATGATGGGGGCAGCAAAGGCAACATATTATAAAGCTTGGGAAAAGAAAATGAGTGAATTGAAGCAGCTGGACCAAAAAGCTTGGGAGTGGTTGATGGGTGTGCCTACTAGAGGATGGTGTAAGCATGCATTTAGCTTTTATCCAAAATGTGATGTCTTGATGAATAATATAAGTGAGTCATTTAATAGCACAATACTAGTTGCTAGGGATAAGCCAATTCTAACAATGTGTGAGTGGATTAGAAACTATTTAATGAACAGGATGGCAATTAGTGTCTCTAAGCTTGATAAGTGGCAACACAATGTGATGCCTATCCCTAGGAAGAGGTTGGACCATGAAGTTCTTTTAAGTGGTCAATGGGTTCCAACTTGGAGTGGAGAGCAATGTTGGCAAATCAACCACGCTTACAATGGACATCAATTCATTGTTGATCTTGCCAAAAAGACATGTACTTGTTGTTTTTGGGACCTAGTTGGAATTCCTTGTAGGCATGTTGTGGCTGCAATGAGTTACGAGAAAAAATCACCAGAATCTTATGTAGATAACTACTATAAGAGGGAGGCTTATAAGCTTTGTTATAGCTTTAGTGTAAGCCCTATAAATGGTATGGATATGTGGCCTAATGTTGAGGCTGACGAAATGCTACCACCATCCTATAAGAAAGGTCCCGGTAGGCCTAAGAAACTAAGATTTAGAGAACATGATGAGGGTGGTGCAAGGATGAGGAGGCCCGGTGTTGCTTATAGGTGCACCAACTGTGATAAATTTGGTCACAATTCAAGAAAGTGTAAAAGTGCCAAAAATAACCAAGATGCTTTGATACGAAAG AGAAAGCTaacaaataaacaacaaaaatctgacATGGAAGGTGAAACTGTTGCTGAAACTGAACCTGTAGTTGCTCACGTTACTGCTGTaattgaagaagaagttgttaCTGATATTTAA